In a genomic window of Halostella litorea:
- a CDS encoding ABC transporter permease, with translation MSNDGDTAPLEPVDWDRVDDARSVPWRLVGLLGCLGLLAAARLHYGEHGDIFLEFPSRLTWVYRASLVVLAFLVVPPLVRNPARTRRRWERFKSNRFAVVCLAFLAGYTLLVLVGPAFIDRPNLGVGNGFQPPAFLTAPLSGDCLGPVVSSGGGKLCRGTLTYPLGSAHLGYDMRPLLFWGMRTTFQVAAITTVIMVPLATAVGVVSGYVGGWVDTLLMGYVDVQQSVPAFVVYIILAFVFRTSLLLLVVVFGLLSWGSMARLVRSETLQRTEESYVEAARAAGVSHLTVLRRHVLPNVSNTVVVGATQKIPQIVLIEAALTYIALGDVGQWYPSFGQTIRTGLDPYYRATSPGVMDMWWVWLFPAVVLAATVIALNVVGDALRDALDPRGEA, from the coding sequence GTGAGTAACGACGGCGACACGGCCCCGCTGGAGCCCGTCGACTGGGACCGGGTCGACGACGCCCGGTCGGTGCCCTGGCGGCTCGTCGGCCTGCTCGGCTGTCTTGGCCTGCTGGCGGCGGCCAGGCTCCACTACGGCGAACACGGCGACATCTTCCTCGAGTTCCCGTCGCGGCTGACCTGGGTGTACCGCGCGAGCCTCGTCGTCCTCGCGTTCCTCGTCGTCCCGCCGCTCGTCCGGAACCCGGCGCGGACGCGCCGCCGGTGGGAGCGGTTCAAGTCGAACCGCTTCGCCGTCGTCTGCCTCGCCTTTCTCGCCGGCTACACCCTGCTCGTGCTGGTCGGGCCGGCGTTCATCGACCGCCCGAATCTCGGGGTCGGCAACGGCTTTCAGCCCCCCGCGTTCCTCACGGCGCCGCTGAGCGGCGACTGCCTCGGCCCGGTCGTCTCGTCCGGCGGGGGGAAGCTGTGTCGCGGGACGCTCACCTACCCGCTCGGCTCGGCGCATCTGGGCTACGACATGCGGCCGCTCCTGTTCTGGGGGATGCGGACGACGTTCCAGGTGGCCGCGATCACGACGGTGATCATGGTGCCGCTCGCGACCGCGGTCGGCGTCGTCAGCGGCTACGTCGGCGGCTGGGTCGACACGCTTCTGATGGGGTACGTCGACGTCCAGCAGTCCGTCCCGGCGTTCGTCGTCTACATCATCCTCGCGTTCGTGTTCCGGACGAGCCTCCTGTTGCTGGTCGTCGTGTTCGGCCTGTTGAGCTGGGGGAGCATGGCCCGGCTCGTCCGGAGCGAGACGCTCCAGCGGACCGAGGAGTCGTACGTCGAGGCGGCCAGGGCGGCGGGCGTGAGCCACCTGACCGTCCTGCGGCGGCACGTCCTCCCGAACGTCTCGAACACGGTCGTCGTCGGCGCGACCCAGAAGATCCCCCAGATCGTCCTGATCGAGGCCGCGCTGACCTACATCGCCCTCGGCGACGTGGGGCAGTGGTACCCCTCGTTCGGCCAGACGATCCGCACCGGGCTCGACCCGTACTACCGCGCGACGTCGCCGGGCGTGATGGACATGTGGTGGGTGTGGCTGTTCCCGGCGGTCGTTCTGGCGGCGACCGTGATAGCGCTCAACGTCGTCGGCGACGCGCTGCGGGACGCGCTCGACCCGCGGGGTGAAGCATGA
- a CDS encoding SWIM zinc finger family protein — protein sequence MTQSGTTAASSRTTLPVPRGAELDERSLRARTEPMSVTAFGTDLYEVESASGETYHVNLPAGRCTCPDHAFRGERCKHVRRVAIEVNEGRVPPPGEVAVDCATCGATTFVARDAPGPHFCSEHRLRPGDRVRDRETGDRLQVVALSDRRADEVAVENSVYTVADYPSNRGYPADDPVVGVVYPQSVRIGADGPVPESLRVYSFPRTRLERLPRGGRGDGRRMNRVQPAGR from the coding sequence ATGACGCAATCAGGAACCACAGCCGCGTCATCGCGAACGACCCTCCCGGTTCCGCGCGGGGCCGAACTCGACGAGCGGTCGCTCCGTGCGCGCACCGAGCCGATGTCCGTCACCGCCTTCGGCACCGACCTCTACGAGGTCGAGAGCGCGAGCGGCGAGACGTACCACGTGAACCTGCCGGCCGGGCGCTGTACCTGCCCGGACCACGCCTTCCGCGGCGAGCGCTGCAAGCACGTCCGCCGCGTCGCCATCGAGGTCAACGAGGGTCGGGTCCCGCCGCCAGGCGAGGTGGCCGTCGACTGCGCGACCTGCGGCGCGACGACGTTCGTCGCCCGCGACGCACCCGGACCGCACTTCTGCTCCGAGCACCGGCTCCGGCCCGGCGACCGCGTCCGGGACCGCGAGACGGGCGACCGCCTCCAGGTCGTCGCCCTCTCGGACCGGCGCGCCGACGAGGTGGCCGTCGAGAACTCCGTCTACACCGTCGCGGACTACCCGTCGAACCGCGGCTACCCGGCCGACGACCCCGTCGTCGGCGTCGTCTACCCGCAGTCCGTGCGGATCGGCGCGGACGGCCCGGTCCCCGAGTCGCTCCGGGTGTACTCGTTCCCCCGCACCCGGCTGGAGCGGCTTCCGCGGGGCGGCCGGGGGGACGGCCGGCGGATGAACCGCGTGCAACCCGCGGGCCGTTGA
- a CDS encoding DUF7471 family protein: protein MNPLHASPSAGDPVLAAVVGVAAVASAVVLGLALAALLRRRSRSYLLVALALATLAARTAVAVLTMAGVLPDASHHLFEHALDVVMAGLVIAAVYAARTTAPSVAEGEA from the coding sequence ATGAACCCGCTCCACGCCTCCCCGTCGGCGGGCGACCCGGTGCTCGCGGCCGTCGTCGGGGTCGCCGCCGTCGCCTCCGCAGTCGTCCTCGGCCTCGCGCTCGCCGCGCTGCTCCGCCGGCGGTCGCGGTCGTATCTGCTGGTCGCGCTGGCGCTGGCGACGCTTGCCGCCCGAACCGCCGTCGCCGTCCTGACGATGGCCGGCGTCCTGCCCGACGCCTCCCACCACCTGTTCGAACACGCGCTCGACGTCGTCATGGCGGGGCTGGTGATCGCCGCCGTGTACGCCGCGCGGACGACCGCCCCGAGCGTCGCGGAGGGCGAGGCATGA
- a CDS encoding ABC transporter ATP-binding protein, with the protein MSDPLLSVRDLKRHYPIRGGWLRRVTGQIRAVDGVSFDLRRGETLGLVGESGCGKSTVARSALGLEPPTEGTVAFDGDDVADHSRGERTAFRRRAGIVFQDPASSFDPRMTVGESVAEPMAAHGLGAERRADRVDSLLETVGLDPADGDRYPHELSGGQKQRAALARALSLSPDLLVLDEPVSALDVSVQAEILALVAELQEAFDLAVLLVSHDMSVVSQLCDRVAVMYLGEIVERGPADALFDDPAHPYTEALLSAVPAPDPDDRLEDAALDGEVPDPSDPPSGCRFHTRCPSVIPPDDAAVDDGTFRAGFALRVALRNGNVGARSVRERLADGGDPDDVSRSAVRAAIREEYGLPPELDADPAERAVADALDAVAAGDPDAAAERLSDRFHSICEREPPTNHGSGEREVACHLHRQSAEADAVAGRDRR; encoded by the coding sequence ATGAGTGACCCGCTGCTGTCGGTCCGGGACCTCAAGCGACACTACCCGATCCGCGGGGGCTGGCTGCGCCGGGTGACCGGCCAGATCCGGGCCGTCGACGGCGTCTCGTTCGACCTCCGGCGGGGGGAGACGCTCGGGCTGGTCGGCGAGTCCGGCTGCGGCAAGTCGACGGTCGCCCGGTCGGCGCTGGGGCTCGAACCGCCGACCGAGGGGACCGTGGCGTTCGACGGTGACGACGTCGCCGACCACTCCCGCGGGGAGCGGACGGCGTTCCGCCGCCGCGCCGGGATCGTGTTCCAGGATCCCGCCTCAAGCTTCGACCCGCGGATGACCGTCGGCGAGTCCGTCGCCGAGCCGATGGCCGCCCACGGGCTCGGCGCGGAGCGCCGCGCCGACCGCGTCGACTCACTGCTCGAAACCGTCGGCCTCGACCCCGCGGACGGGGACCGGTACCCCCACGAACTCTCCGGCGGGCAGAAACAGCGGGCGGCGCTGGCGCGGGCGCTGTCGCTCTCCCCGGACCTGCTCGTGCTGGACGAGCCGGTGAGCGCGCTCGACGTCTCCGTGCAGGCGGAGATCCTCGCGCTCGTTGCGGAGCTTCAGGAGGCGTTCGACCTCGCTGTCCTGCTCGTCAGCCACGACATGAGCGTCGTCTCGCAGCTCTGTGACCGCGTCGCGGTGATGTACCTCGGCGAGATCGTCGAGCGCGGCCCGGCCGACGCGCTGTTCGACGACCCGGCCCACCCCTACACCGAGGCGCTGCTCTCGGCGGTCCCCGCGCCGGACCCGGACGACCGGCTCGAGGACGCCGCGCTCGACGGCGAGGTGCCCGACCCGTCGGACCCGCCGTCGGGCTGCCGGTTCCACACGCGCTGTCCGTCGGTGATCCCGCCGGACGACGCCGCGGTCGACGACGGGACGTTCCGCGCGGGGTTCGCGCTCCGGGTCGCGCTCCGGAACGGCAACGTCGGCGCGCGGTCGGTCCGCGAGCGCCTCGCCGACGGCGGGGACCCGGACGACGTGTCGCGGTCGGCGGTCCGGGCGGCGATCCGCGAGGAGTACGGTCTCCCACCGGAACTCGACGCCGACCCCGCCGAGCGCGCCGTCGCGGACGCGCTCGACGCAGTGGCCGCCGGCGACCCCGACGCGGCGGCGGAGCGGCTGTCGGACCGCTTTCACAGCATCTGCGAGCGCGAACCGCCCACGAACCACGGGTCGGGCGAGCGCGAGGTTGCCTGCCACCTCCACCGGCAGTCGGCCGAGGCCGACGCAGTCGCCGGGCGCGACCGCCGCTGA
- a CDS encoding ABC transporter permease: MPPWKHVTKRVLFAVFALYLVVSVTFAFVALTDDPNEGAIAWGAATGPEVDSAEDADAAGKEAIREYRESRNLDAPLHERYLRWVVGVATLDWGQSYSQNAPVTDVLSRTLPATLAYVVPAMLFAIVGGVGLGVFSAMNDGSAVERLSTAAFSVSYGVPNFWWVIVIPIVGADHVPELIAAIPDFRTVVLPASVLGASLIAGQLRYARAESSEYVNTEFVKLLRAKGASNRRVARHVLKNAALPLFSLFFVELLGVLVVNVFVLEQILPIQGIGRVGLQAIHDRDIPLVLGIAIVTATAGVVGSLIQDLAHVSLDPRVDGN, encoded by the coding sequence ATGCCGCCTTGGAAGCACGTCACGAAGCGGGTGCTGTTCGCCGTGTTCGCGCTGTACCTCGTCGTCTCGGTCACGTTCGCGTTCGTCGCGCTGACCGACGACCCGAACGAAGGAGCCATCGCCTGGGGCGCGGCGACGGGGCCCGAGGTCGACTCGGCCGAGGACGCCGACGCGGCCGGAAAGGAGGCGATCCGGGAGTACCGGGAGAGCCGCAACCTCGACGCGCCGCTCCACGAGCGGTATCTCCGGTGGGTCGTCGGGGTCGCCACGCTGGACTGGGGCCAGTCCTACAGCCAGAACGCCCCGGTGACGGACGTGCTCTCGCGCACGCTGCCGGCGACGCTCGCGTACGTGGTGCCGGCGATGCTGTTTGCCATCGTCGGCGGCGTCGGCCTCGGCGTGTTCTCGGCGATGAACGACGGGTCCGCGGTCGAGCGGCTCTCGACCGCGGCGTTCTCGGTGAGTTACGGCGTCCCGAACTTCTGGTGGGTGATCGTGATACCGATCGTCGGCGCGGACCACGTCCCCGAACTGATCGCCGCCATCCCCGACTTCCGAACGGTGGTCCTCCCGGCGAGCGTCCTCGGAGCCAGCCTCATCGCCGGCCAACTGCGCTACGCCCGCGCCGAGTCCAGCGAGTACGTCAACACCGAGTTCGTGAAACTGCTCCGCGCGAAGGGCGCGTCGAACCGGCGGGTCGCCCGCCACGTGCTGAAAAACGCCGCGCTCCCGCTGTTCTCGCTGTTCTTCGTGGAACTGCTCGGCGTCCTCGTGGTGAACGTGTTCGTCTTGGAGCAGATACTCCCCATCCAGGGGATCGGTCGGGTCGGCCTGCAGGCGATCCACGACCGGGACATCCCGCTGGTGCTCGGCATCGCCATCGTCACCGCCACCGCGGGCGTCGTCGGGAGCCTGATCCAGGACCTGGCGCACGTCTCGCTTGACCCGCGCGTCGACGGGAACTGA
- a CDS encoding acyl-CoA dehydrogenase family protein produces MDTPIDYGDLDGGRGVDYWALDRTLQSTVRRVYGDDALDWAEPRLAEFGALVGTTVVENAAAVEEHGPELRTYDEYGDPANDVRYHPAQYENERLVYESGIVADCFRAPPGRDEPLPFTHNLAMQYLLSYADPGFDCPVAMTTGVALVLEKFADRDGPAREYYEALTARDYDDLIEGAMFLTERQGGSDVGATETTARYDAADGVWRLDGEKWFCSNVDAEGTLALARPSGAPEGTDGLSLFLVPHTAPEGGPATKAAGDPATGELNDQTYRRLKDKLGTISVPTGEVELHGAGAHLIGDRERGFKQMAEMLNLERLSNAAAACGLMGRALLESKVHAADREAFGKRLDEHPLMAADLVDMAIDHEAATAFTFEAARLFSERERAVRAAREGDGSAADPDDTDVYRLMRLLIPIAKARTGRMAVDTASYAMEVQGGNGYVSDFPTHRLLRDAQVLPIWEGTENVLSLDVLRALDREAAHEPLLETVTERLDAADGGPLSADVETVRAETNALASALAALATEGEAYAELSAKRVLHYVFDVFTAALLLATAREDIEARGDARTALVARRFVDRHLRERDGRGVPGGDRLPLDAFDGVVRYATVDPDAAAAMLE; encoded by the coding sequence ATGGACACGCCGATCGACTACGGCGACCTCGACGGCGGCCGCGGCGTCGACTACTGGGCGCTCGACCGGACCCTGCAGTCGACGGTCCGGCGCGTCTACGGCGACGACGCGCTCGACTGGGCGGAGCCGCGGCTCGCCGAGTTCGGCGCGCTCGTCGGCACCACGGTCGTCGAGAACGCGGCGGCCGTCGAGGAACACGGCCCGGAACTGCGGACCTACGACGAGTACGGCGACCCCGCGAACGACGTGCGCTACCACCCGGCGCAGTACGAGAACGAGCGCCTCGTCTACGAGTCGGGGATCGTCGCCGACTGCTTCCGCGCGCCGCCCGGCCGCGACGAGCCGCTGCCGTTCACGCACAACCTGGCGATGCAGTACCTGCTGTCGTACGCCGACCCCGGCTTCGACTGCCCGGTGGCGATGACGACCGGCGTCGCCCTGGTGCTGGAAAAGTTCGCCGACCGCGACGGGCCGGCCCGGGAGTACTACGAGGCGCTGACCGCCCGCGACTACGACGACCTGATCGAGGGCGCGATGTTCCTCACCGAGCGCCAGGGCGGCAGCGACGTGGGCGCGACCGAGACGACCGCGCGCTACGACGCCGCCGACGGCGTCTGGCGGCTGGACGGCGAGAAGTGGTTCTGCTCGAACGTCGACGCTGAGGGGACGCTCGCGCTCGCCCGGCCGTCGGGCGCGCCAGAGGGCACCGACGGCCTCTCGCTGTTCCTCGTGCCCCACACCGCGCCCGAGGGCGGTCCCGCCACGAAGGCCGCGGGCGACCCCGCCACCGGCGAGCTTAACGACCAGACGTACCGCCGCCTGAAGGACAAACTGGGAACGATATCGGTCCCGACCGGCGAGGTGGAGCTACACGGCGCGGGCGCGCACCTGATCGGCGACCGGGAACGCGGCTTCAAGCAGATGGCCGAGATGCTGAACCTCGAACGCCTGTCGAACGCGGCCGCCGCCTGCGGGCTGATGGGCCGGGCGCTCCTGGAGAGCAAGGTCCACGCCGCGGACCGCGAGGCCTTCGGCAAGCGCCTCGACGAGCACCCGCTGATGGCCGCCGACCTCGTCGACATGGCTATCGACCACGAGGCGGCGACGGCCTTTACGTTCGAGGCGGCCCGCCTGTTCTCGGAGCGCGAGCGCGCGGTCCGCGCGGCCCGCGAGGGGGACGGCTCGGCCGCCGACCCCGACGACACCGACGTCTACCGGCTGATGCGGCTGCTGATCCCCATCGCGAAGGCCCGCACCGGCCGCATGGCCGTCGACACCGCCTCGTACGCGATGGAGGTGCAGGGCGGGAACGGCTACGTGAGCGACTTCCCGACCCACCGCCTGCTCCGGGACGCGCAGGTGCTGCCGATCTGGGAGGGGACCGAGAACGTCCTCTCGCTCGACGTGCTCCGGGCGCTGGACCGCGAGGCCGCCCACGAGCCGCTGCTCGAAACGGTGACCGAGCGGCTGGACGCCGCCGACGGCGGGCCCCTCTCGGCGGACGTGGAGACCGTCCGGGCGGAGACGAACGCCCTGGCGAGCGCGCTGGCCGCGCTGGCGACGGAGGGCGAGGCGTACGCCGAACTGTCGGCCAAGCGCGTGTTGCACTACGTGTTCGACGTGTTCACCGCGGCGCTGCTGCTCGCGACGGCGCGCGAGGACATCGAAGCGCGGGGCGACGCCCGCACGGCGCTGGTCGCCCGGCGGTTCGTCGACCGACACCTGCGCGAGCGCGACGGCCGCGGCGTCCCGGGCGGCGACCGCCTCCCGCTCGACGCGTTCGACGGCGTCGTGCGGTACGCGACCGTCGACCCGGACGCCGCGGCGGCGATGCTGGAGTGA
- the hjc gene encoding Holliday junction resolvase Hjc yields MSNAKGDRRERELVNELDDAGFAVMRAPASGSATERELPDVLAGDGETFYAVEAKSSAGDPIYLDGEEVEALVYFSRNFGAKPRIGVRFDREDWYFFHPGDLHRTDGGNYRVKKETALADGTDFAEFTGESEKVTLDEVGDDSGRDGPDERVVNVLEAVERGDVSVEEAAALLDE; encoded by the coding sequence ATGTCGAACGCGAAGGGCGACCGCCGCGAGCGCGAACTCGTCAACGAACTCGACGACGCGGGCTTTGCGGTGATGCGCGCCCCGGCCAGCGGCAGCGCCACCGAGCGCGAACTGCCGGACGTGCTGGCGGGCGACGGCGAGACGTTCTATGCGGTCGAGGCGAAATCGAGCGCCGGCGACCCCATCTACCTCGACGGCGAGGAGGTCGAGGCGCTCGTCTACTTCTCGCGGAACTTCGGCGCGAAGCCCCGCATCGGCGTCCGGTTCGACCGCGAGGACTGGTACTTCTTCCACCCCGGCGACCTCCACCGGACCGACGGCGGCAACTACCGCGTCAAGAAGGAGACGGCGCTCGCCGACGGCACCGACTTCGCGGAGTTCACGGGGGAGTCCGAGAAGGTGACCCTCGACGAAGTCGGCGACGACAGCGGGCGCGACGGCCCCGACGAGCGGGTCGTGAACGTGCTGGAAGCGGTCGAGCGCGGCGACGTGTCGGTCGAGGAGGCGGCGGCGCTGCTCGACGAGTAG
- a CDS encoding ABC transporter ATP-binding protein — protein sequence MTLLSASDLTVTFEADRGTVRALDGVDFAVERGETVCLVGESGSGKTVACETLTRLLPSTAAAEGTVRFDGRDLLSVPEREIRAIRGDRIAHVFQNPQGALDPVYTVGEQIAEAVRIHRDASKSAARKRAVSLLDRVGIPDPAERVDEYPHEFSGGMKQRVVIAMALATDPDVLVADEPTTAVDVTTQAGILELIRELQAERGMAVVFVTHDLGVVAQVADRVVVLYAGKVMERASVGDLFDDPAHPYTEALLSCLPRRGRAPEPIPGDFPDPTDPPDGCRFHPRCPHAVEECRAGDQPPIVPADAADHVASCVHYGADGDPSVLAGDADGSAPDGDDRAAAEGVSEDE from the coding sequence ATGACCCTGCTCTCGGCGTCGGACCTGACGGTGACGTTTGAGGCCGACCGCGGCACCGTCCGGGCGCTCGACGGGGTCGACTTCGCCGTCGAGCGCGGCGAGACGGTGTGTCTCGTCGGCGAGAGCGGCTCCGGGAAGACCGTCGCCTGCGAGACGCTGACCCGCCTGCTGCCGTCGACGGCCGCGGCCGAGGGGACGGTCCGGTTCGACGGGCGCGACCTGCTGTCGGTCCCCGAGCGCGAGATCCGGGCGATCCGCGGCGACCGGATCGCCCACGTGTTCCAGAACCCGCAGGGGGCCCTAGACCCCGTCTACACCGTCGGCGAGCAGATCGCCGAGGCGGTCCGCATCCACCGCGACGCCTCGAAGTCGGCCGCGCGCAAGCGCGCCGTCTCCCTGCTCGACCGCGTGGGGATCCCCGACCCGGCCGAGCGCGTCGACGAGTACCCCCACGAGTTCTCCGGCGGGATGAAACAGCGGGTCGTCATCGCGATGGCGCTGGCGACCGACCCGGACGTGCTCGTCGCCGACGAGCCGACGACCGCCGTCGACGTGACGACCCAGGCCGGCATCCTGGAACTGATCCGCGAACTGCAGGCCGAGCGCGGGATGGCGGTCGTGTTCGTCACCCACGACCTCGGCGTCGTCGCGCAGGTGGCCGACCGCGTCGTCGTCCTCTACGCCGGGAAGGTGATGGAGCGCGCGTCGGTCGGGGACCTGTTCGACGACCCGGCCCACCCCTACACCGAGGCGCTGCTCTCCTGCCTCCCGCGCCGCGGGCGCGCGCCGGAGCCGATCCCCGGCGACTTCCCGGACCCGACCGACCCGCCGGACGGCTGCCGGTTCCACCCGCGGTGTCCCCACGCCGTCGAGGAGTGCCGTGCGGGCGACCAGCCGCCGATCGTGCCCGCCGACGCCGCCGACCACGTCGCGTCCTGCGTCCACTACGGCGCGGACGGCGACCCGAGCGTGCTGGCCGGCGACGCCGACGGGTCCGCTCCCGACGGCGACGACCGCGCCGCGGCGGAGGGGGTGAGCGAGGATGAGTGA
- a CDS encoding adenosylhomocysteinase, with amino-acid sequence MTDGYPPITEQLSDADAAREEGRRKMDWARQHMPILAELREEFVEEQPLAGQRVGMAMHVEAKTACLVELLADAGAEVAITGCNPLSTHDDVSAALDAHDSIISYAKREVDDEEYYAAIEAVIDHEPTVTVDDGMDMVAAIHDDYPELIDSIVGGCEETTTGVHRLRAMDEDDALDYPVFAVNDTPMKRLFDNVHGTGESSLANIAMTTNLSWAGKNVVVAGYGDCGRGVAKKASGQNANVIVTEVEPRRALEAHMEGYDVMPMAEAAEVGDVFLTTTGNRDVVTEEHFPRMKDGVLLANAGHFDVEVDLDALSDLAVAEREARDGVREYEMDDGRRLNVLAEGRLVNLAGPIALGHPVEVMDQSFGVQAVCVRELVENPDAYDAGVHEVPDALDREVAEVKLAAEGVEFDDLTDDQREYMDSWQHGT; translated from the coding sequence ATGACAGACGGCTATCCGCCGATCACCGAGCAGTTGTCCGACGCGGACGCGGCCCGCGAGGAGGGCCGCCGGAAGATGGATTGGGCGCGCCAGCACATGCCGATCCTCGCCGAACTGCGCGAGGAGTTCGTCGAGGAGCAGCCGCTGGCCGGCCAGCGCGTCGGGATGGCGATGCACGTCGAGGCCAAGACGGCCTGCCTCGTCGAACTGCTCGCCGACGCCGGCGCGGAAGTCGCCATCACCGGCTGCAACCCGCTGTCGACCCACGACGACGTGAGCGCGGCGCTGGACGCCCACGACTCGATCATCAGCTACGCGAAGCGGGAGGTCGACGACGAGGAGTACTACGCCGCCATCGAGGCGGTCATCGACCACGAGCCGACGGTGACCGTCGACGACGGGATGGACATGGTCGCGGCGATCCACGACGACTACCCCGAACTCATCGACTCCATCGTCGGCGGCTGCGAGGAGACGACGACGGGCGTCCACCGCCTGCGCGCGATGGACGAGGACGACGCGCTCGACTACCCCGTCTTCGCCGTCAACGACACGCCGATGAAGCGGCTGTTCGACAACGTCCACGGCACCGGCGAGTCGTCGCTGGCGAACATCGCCATGACGACGAACCTCTCGTGGGCCGGGAAGAACGTCGTCGTCGCGGGCTACGGCGACTGCGGCCGCGGCGTCGCCAAGAAGGCGTCGGGCCAGAACGCGAACGTCATCGTGACCGAGGTCGAGCCCCGGCGCGCGCTCGAGGCCCACATGGAGGGGTACGACGTGATGCCGATGGCCGAGGCCGCCGAGGTCGGCGACGTGTTCCTGACGACGACGGGCAACCGCGACGTGGTCACCGAGGAGCACTTCCCGCGGATGAAAGACGGCGTCCTGCTGGCCAACGCCGGCCACTTCGACGTGGAGGTCGACCTCGACGCCCTCTCCGATCTGGCCGTCGCCGAGCGGGAGGCCCGCGACGGCGTCCGCGAGTACGAGATGGACGACGGCCGTCGGCTCAACGTGCTCGCCGAGGGGCGGCTGGTCAACCTCGCCGGCCCCATCGCGCTGGGCCACCCCGTCGAGGTCATGGACCAGAGCTTCGGCGTGCAGGCGGTCTGCGTCCGCGAACTCGTCGAGAACCCCGACGCGTACGACGCCGGCGTCCACGAGGTGCCCGACGCGCTTGACCGCGAGGTCGCGGAGGTGAAACTCGCGGCCGAGGGCGTCGAGTTCGACGACCTCACCGACGACCAGCGCGAGTACATGGACTCCTGGCAGCACGGCACCTGA
- a CDS encoding outer membrane protein assembly factor BamB family protein — protein MEHSRREYLTTLGAAVAIGSAGCTGNESDAGNPGEDGAKTTSSKIADHTETQSESNETTNESEDTPNVTQIWDFKTNNRIVSSPTVVDDTIFVGSTDNNIYAIDANDGTEQWAYGTGGSINTSPAVMDGTLYVGSSNGKLYALDANTGEQRGTFESYSEGFSSPTVVDGTVYIGSRDGKVYALSTDGNYQWAFETGESVFSTPTVVENTVYVGNFEGSVFALDASEGTEQWVFKTGGNIRNESPAVSDGTVYIGSGDSIVYALNASSGEEQWTFETSSPAFSSPTVVDGTVYIGSDDRVYALNASTGEQQWAIDTGSEASSPTVTNGTVYLGNWDNNVYALNASSGEQRWTYDTGGELVSSPVVTNGAIYVGSRDGNVYALSRE, from the coding sequence ATGGAGCACTCGCGGCGGGAGTATTTGACCACGCTCGGCGCGGCGGTCGCAATAGGAAGCGCAGGCTGCACTGGGAACGAATCTGATGCCGGAAATCCTGGCGAAGACGGGGCCAAGACGACCAGCAGTAAGATCGCGGATCATACAGAAACCCAGTCGGAGAGTAATGAGACGACCAATGAATCCGAGGACACGCCAAATGTCACTCAGATATGGGACTTCAAGACAAACAATCGGATAGTGTCATCGCCGACAGTTGTTGACGATACGATCTTTGTCGGAAGTACGGATAACAATATCTACGCTATTGATGCGAACGACGGTACCGAACAATGGGCCTACGGGACGGGTGGATCGATAAATACATCGCCAGCAGTTATGGACGGGACTCTCTATGTCGGGAGTAGCAACGGTAAGCTATACGCGCTGGATGCAAACACCGGAGAGCAGCGGGGTACTTTTGAAAGCTATAGTGAGGGGTTCTCGTCACCAACAGTCGTTGATGGAACCGTTTACATTGGAAGCCGAGACGGGAAGGTGTACGCACTAAGTACCGATGGTAATTATCAATGGGCCTTCGAAACGGGCGAAAGTGTGTTTTCTACACCAACGGTCGTTGAGAATACAGTCTACGTCGGGAACTTTGAGGGCAGCGTGTTCGCTCTCGACGCGAGCGAAGGTACCGAACAGTGGGTCTTCAAAACGGGCGGAAATATTCGGAATGAATCTCCAGCAGTTAGTGACGGTACTGTCTATATTGGAAGTGGTGACAGTATCGTGTATGCACTGAATGCCAGTTCCGGCGAGGAACAGTGGACCTTTGAAACGTCTTCCCCGGCCTTCTCGTCACCGACGGTCGTTGACGGTACGGTTTACATCGGAAGTGATGACCGCGTGTACGCACTAAATGCAAGTACCGGTGAGCAACAATGGGCTATCGACACTGGATCTGAAGCTTCTTCGCCAACAGTCACTAACGGTACCGTATATCTTGGAAACTGGGATAACAATGTGTACGCACTGAATGCAAGTTCCGGCGAGCAACGATGGACCTACGATACAGGTGGAGAATTAGTTTCTTCACCGGTAGTTACGAACGGGGCTATCTATGTGGGAAGTAGAGACGGTAATGTGTATGCGCTGAGTCGCGAATAA